From the Streptomyces nigrescens genome, one window contains:
- a CDS encoding ArsR/SmtB family transcription factor, with protein sequence MKRWDADQESVAETPDLAALAALLADRTRAAICMALLDGGTWTAGELAEYAAVAPSTTTEHLNLLVSGGLLAEERQGRRRYVRLAGPETAETLENLAGLAPYRQVPIRSLAEANHRRALHHARTCYDHIAGALGVAIAEAMTERGLLARDYGLVLTAAGADWLTALGIPDAAPPAAHRAHVRTCLDWTVRRQHLSGAVGAALYRHALERDWVVKAVATRILTLTAAGRAAFRAQLGLPDEALFPSLALPAPRT encoded by the coding sequence ATGAAACGATGGGACGCCGATCAGGAAAGCGTCGCGGAAACCCCCGATCTGGCCGCCCTCGCGGCGCTGCTCGCGGACCGCACCCGTGCCGCGATCTGTATGGCCCTGCTCGACGGCGGCACCTGGACCGCGGGCGAACTGGCCGAATACGCCGCGGTGGCGCCGTCCACCACCACCGAGCACCTCAACCTCCTGGTCTCCGGCGGACTGCTCGCCGAGGAGCGCCAGGGGCGACGGCGATACGTACGGCTGGCCGGGCCGGAGACCGCGGAGACCCTGGAGAACCTCGCCGGTCTGGCCCCCTACCGCCAGGTCCCGATCCGCTCCCTGGCCGAGGCCAACCACCGCCGGGCGCTGCACCACGCCCGGACGTGCTACGACCACATCGCCGGCGCCCTCGGCGTCGCCATCGCCGAGGCGATGACCGAACGCGGCCTGCTGGCGCGGGACTACGGCCTGGTGCTGACCGCCGCCGGCGCCGACTGGCTCACCGCACTCGGCATCCCCGACGCCGCGCCGCCGGCCGCCCACCGGGCCCATGTCCGCACCTGCCTCGACTGGACGGTGCGCCGTCAGCATCTCTCCGGCGCGGTCGGAGCGGCGCTCTACCGGCACGCCCTGGAGCGCGACTGGGTCGTCAAGGCCGTCGCCACCCGCATCCTCACCCTCACCGCGGCGGGCCGTGCCGCCTTCCGGGCGCAG